In a single window of the Bradyrhizobium sp. ORS 285 genome:
- a CDS encoding acetate/propionate family kinase: MTRRHILTLNAGSSSIKFALFEEQAAPVETLRGQIEGLGSATPHLQARQRSGTLADEALDAARAADHDAAMAVVIDLLQRAVGRSAVDAVGHRIVHGGLEFTQPIVITDDVVGRLEALNPLAPLHQPHNLSGVRAAHRAFPDALQVACFDTAFHRSHPWVNDTYALPRELYEQGVRRYGFHGLSYEYVVSRLREIAPDDEKGRVVVMHLGNGASMCAIRDGQSIGSSMGFTALDGLPMGTRCGQLDPGVVLYLLQEKRMTAEAISDLLYHHSGLKGLSGLSQDMRALEAAGTPQAMQAIDYFVDRIRRELGAMTAVLSGLDAVVFCGGIGEHAWRIRERVCQGFEWLGMVLDKNRNRAGEPVISSGDSSVRLFVVNTDEEMMIASHTAALLAEHRKD; the protein is encoded by the coding sequence TCGAGGGGCTCGGCAGCGCCACGCCGCATTTGCAAGCCCGCCAGCGCAGCGGCACGCTTGCTGATGAAGCTCTCGATGCGGCGAGAGCGGCCGACCACGATGCTGCAATGGCCGTGGTGATCGACCTCCTGCAACGCGCCGTCGGGCGCTCCGCCGTCGACGCCGTCGGCCATCGCATCGTTCATGGCGGGCTGGAGTTCACACAGCCCATCGTCATCACCGATGATGTCGTCGGGCGTCTGGAGGCGCTCAATCCGCTGGCGCCGCTGCACCAGCCGCATAATCTCTCCGGCGTTCGCGCCGCCCATCGCGCCTTCCCCGATGCGTTGCAGGTCGCATGTTTCGACACCGCGTTCCATCGCTCCCATCCCTGGGTCAACGACACCTACGCGTTGCCACGTGAGCTCTATGAGCAGGGCGTCCGCCGCTACGGTTTTCACGGGCTGTCCTACGAGTACGTCGTCTCGCGATTGAGGGAGATCGCGCCCGACGATGAGAAGGGCCGCGTGGTCGTCATGCATCTCGGCAATGGCGCGTCGATGTGCGCGATCCGTGACGGACAGAGCATCGGCTCCTCGATGGGCTTCACCGCGCTCGACGGCCTGCCGATGGGCACGCGCTGCGGACAGCTGGATCCGGGCGTCGTGCTCTATCTGCTGCAGGAGAAGCGGATGACGGCTGAGGCGATCAGTGATCTCCTTTACCACCATTCGGGACTGAAGGGGCTGTCGGGGCTGTCGCAGGACATGCGCGCATTGGAGGCGGCGGGAACGCCGCAGGCGATGCAGGCGATTGACTATTTCGTCGATCGGATCAGGCGTGAGCTCGGTGCCATGACCGCCGTGCTGTCTGGCCTCGACGCGGTCGTGTTTTGCGGCGGCATCGGTGAGCACGCCTGGCGGATTCGCGAGCGCGTCTGCCAAGGCTTCGAGTGGCTCGGCATGGTGCTCGACAAGAACCGGAATCGCGCCGGCGAACCCGTGATCTCGTCCGGGGATTCCTCCGTGCGGCTGTTCGTGGTCAACACCGACGAGGAGATGATGATCGCATCGCACACCGCAGCGCTGCTCGCCGAGCATCGCAAGGACTGA